The following are encoded together in the Pseudomonas sp. IB20 genome:
- a CDS encoding DUF2790 domain-containing protein — MKALVVMALSSLCATAALADEAPTELAGQNAPIVEDYTYSTHLDVAKVLSMSAVPEVCQVVPVKMEYEDSHGQRHILNYQVMGNGCSNG; from the coding sequence ATGAAAGCTCTCGTAGTTATGGCCCTCAGCAGCTTGTGCGCCACCGCCGCCCTGGCCGATGAGGCCCCGACCGAGCTGGCCGGCCAGAACGCCCCGATTGTTGAAGATTACACCTACAGCACACACTTGGATGTGGCCAAAGTATTGTCCATGAGCGCTGTTCCAGAAGTCTGCCAAGTTGTACCGGTGAAGATGGAATATGAAGACTCACACGGCCAGCGCCATATTCTTAATTACCAAGTGATGGGCAATGGTTGCTCTAACGGATAA